TTGCAATGAGAGATAGAAGATATTACATCTACTCTAGAGTGTAGCATGAAGATAACAAATCGTAGTcgtcgggattcatttttgagacgatgagagagaataattgaagagaaattgaagagatgtgaaattggagtgtgtgaaatggtagATAATAGTAgtgtttaaataagaaaaaaaaaattcaaaaaattcaaaaaaaaaaaaaaaacgaaacgCGTTCCCATCATCCGTGACCTATCGTCCGCGTCGTCCACAATGGCGAAGGATGAGTATCCTCCGcgcatcgtccgcgatgctgcagtgacggacgatgcatcgtccgccccattaCGGATGTCCTAAGATGTGAATTTTATGCTATATATGAAATCGagaatttttcaataaaaaaaatatcatgtgATGTCTTCTTGCAATCAATTTCAATCCATCCCTCAAAATCCATATCTCAAAACTAGATCCGGCTCGATTTTGATCATTTAGATCGATTCTAATACATCTAGCTGGACTTATACATGGGTCAAGTTCGATGATAGTATAAATTCCATAACTAATCCATTTATTTCACTATTATATATTGGTGAATACGAAAATTGGAGAAGATTTAGACAGAGTACCTGCGCGGGGTCCGCTGGTATACTGCCGCGTGTCCTCTCTCTATACGtatattgaatatatatacatatcgAAGGAAgctagagagataaagaggcGAAACTCGCGAAGCTGAAAGCGAAAACATTAAAATCCAAAACCAACCGGAATTTTCATGTCCATCTTGCCCTCTCTGAATCACGGTTCAACGTCGTCATCGTCTTCCTCAACATCtaaatcttcttcttccaatCATGGATTCATTAATCGCCAACAAAACCTCCAATTTTCTGCTTCTCCTCCGCCGCCCTCCCATCTCTCAGGTTTTTCATCCTTATCTCTATGCTCTTTCAATATTCGCCTGCTTCTATTGGCTATTGAACCCTAGTTTTTACTTCTGCCACAGTTAATTAAGGACTTGTTTAATCTGGCCAAATTTTGTTCTAGATTTGATGCGAATTAGCTCGGAATTATATATTGGTGCTTATGAATAGGTATATAAATCTCAGCGGAGTATAAACTGGGCTGTTGAATTCCCTGTTGAGTCAGATATcgaattttttattgttttattttttaattcaagtaTATTGGTGCAGTGCAACTTTTGTAGCTTAATTCCTTATTTTGCTCATCCTACTTAATGATTCATGAGAAATGTTGCAAGCTTAGTTTGGGGCTTGAGAGATCATATGATTCCAACCGCTTCTATCTGAATGTTGTTTAGTATCCTTACatgtttgtaaatttttaactCACCTCTTTAAGTTATTTCAGGAGGACAAATTTCTCCATCTGCACGCAATCGAAGTGGATCTACTGAAGAGGTACTGAAGTTCTATGGTTTCTGTCTCATTAATTTTTCTAGACACAATGGTTTAGTGGTAACTAACTGCACTAGTATGGCAATGCAGAACTATTTGGCCACTGAAactagttttgttttgtgcaTGCCAGTGTTAGCAAGCAATGGATTAATATAGTTATGTGCCTATTGATTTAGTATATTTGTATTCATTTAGGTGAAGGTCAGGGAGAGAGTCGAGAGACAGAACCATGGAAAAAGTCCAGTTCAGCAACATGATTGCACAAACTCACCTCCAAAGGATGCTGCTTATTTGCAGGTTGGATCCTCTGAACGGCCAAGCAAACCATCTGGAACTGTTGTTTCATCAAGTGTCAATCAGATTGCTGCATCTTCGACTTCACAGATGAGCTCTGGGCATTCAACTGGAAAAAAAGCTCAGGCAGTTAACTACAATCACTTGTTAAATTTCCATTATGATCCTATTACTGTTTCTCGTCCGCAGTACAGGGCACCTCCGCCACGAAGACAATCAAGGAGAAAACCTTACAACAAGGACTTATTTTTTCAAGCAAACTACAAGTTTGTTGTGCTAGATACTGGGAACTATGCAGCTGAGTCTATTGACCCGGACAAGATGTTATGTTGGGAGGATATCATTTGCTTGAAATACTCTACTCCTTTTCCTGCCCAGTGTCCAATATGCTTGGATGATCCCTTATGTCCACAAATAACTTCTTGTGGTCATATCTATTGCTTCCCGTGCATTTTGCAATACTTCTCCATGGGCGAAGATGATCCTAAAGTAGAATGCTGGAGGAAGTGCCCATTGTGCTTCACAATGATTTCAACAAAAGAATTGTATACCATCCGCATCGAGAATGTTAAGCAGTACCGAGAAGGTGATGAAATAGACTTTGTGCTATTAACCCGTAAAAAAGACTCATTCAGTTCGTCAGTTAAAGATAATGAGAACATCAATATTGAAGATGAGATTGTGGATTCTTTCTCAAAGTTCACATTGACTTCTGATGTGGCACTGTCTGTAAGAGAAGCAATGTCTGACCTGGATAGTTGGATAGCTAAAGCTGACTCAGGCCTAGTTGATGACATTGAGAAACTTCCATATGTTTGTGCTGCAATGGAACAGTTGAAGCGAAGAAAGAAATATTGGAATGAGCATTGCACTTCTAACTTTGACAGGGCAAAGTATGGATCTCCTCCTACTGCAGATGCCCATGCCAATAATGGTGCTTCTGGATTTGCCACTCGTGTAATATCTCCAACTAAGAATGATAAGTCGGACCGTTTTGGTAAATTATCTCCAAGTAAGGTGCTCGATGAATTCCATGCACCGGAAGTTACAGATATCAATGAATCTGTTGGAGATAAGGACATAgctttatcttcttctttcgaTGAAAATAAGATGTATCCACAGGCACCTTCTAATGGCACAAAGAAAAGCACAGAGGGAGATTCATACAATTTCTACCAGGTATTTGATCTATCTGATACTCCTACCCTCCCCCTCCCCCCTAACCCAGACGTgtgtgcacacacacacacacacagctgGTAAGTAGACGAAACTTCATATCTGAATATATTAGGGACATCTAGGTGACTAGGTGTCTGGGTTATGTATGGGAAATCAACCATCCCAGCATTCCATGAACTTCTTTCTTAAGGGATGCAAGAaaatcattttgattttttttctgcatAGGCTATTGATGGTCAGCATCTTATACTTCATCCATTTAGCATGAAGTGTCTTCTACACCATTATGGTAGCTATGAGAATCTTCCTACCAGGTATGCGATTACTGTTTCCTTATAGCTCCTTATactgtttaattttttttcttgaagtCGATGTACAAGCAAGTGAATCAGGATATCAGTTTTTATTGTATAACTTCTTAGTATTTCACAAAGATAATAAGCTTCTATCTTCTCGCATGTATTTCTAATATGAAGTTAAACTGCTAGCTATTGGTAGCACATTACCAGTATACTGGATTATTCTCATTcagtttataaaatttaattgataatagtTATGTTTATATTATCCTTTTCCTATGAGTTTCTTAATGATATTACTGTAAAATTAAGAGCTATGGACATGTAACCATTCTAGTTTCTTAATGAGACTTACTAACATATTGATGCTCTGCTGACTGCTATCATACACGTCAAGTTTATTTTGATATGGGATTTGGAAATATTGTTGAATGTAAGAGCCACATTCAATGATCATTTTTAAGTGTTATATTTTGACCCATCATATGATGACGGCTAAAATTGCAGAATCTCTGGGAAGATCTTACAGCTGGAGACAGTGACACAATCAGAGGCTATGAGGCGACGCTATCGCTTCTTAAGTCATTTCTCCTTGACAACAACATTTCAGGTGATTACTATAAGATACTATTCACTCTCACAAGGGTAGGTGAGAACTTTTGCTTGTCATTTTGTTGGTTTTCCACTGTGTCTCATTGCTGACAATCTAGCTAATATTGAATCCATCTGATGCCAATCATGCACTTCTTAACAGCTTTGTGAAATTGATGTGGGTAATCTATTGCCTTCCGAGTCCCTTTCTCCTTTTATGGATGAAATAAAGAATAGGGAAAATCAAAGAAAGCGACTTGCGAGGAAGGTATACCTAAATCCctcaaataaaactattttacaGTTTGTCAGAAACTCTGCTTGGTGTTCGTTTGTATATTTGCACCTTTTCTGGTAAGTTGGTTAGAGTAcagaatttaatatttgacTTGGGGTGTGGGAGCGGACGTATGAATGTGGGCTGGTTCTTTTGCTTTGAGGATGTTGGCTAAACTTTCCAGACTAACTGATCTGCCTCTTGATATGCTACTCATTTGCAGTGGTAAATCTTATACtgaagaaataattttcactattttgcACTAGGGTAGTGCATACTGCGGATGCTTAAAAGAAATACAACCTCTTTAAGTATTTAGTGCAAGAGGTCTTATGTCATAATTTTGAAAGGTTGATTGAGTATGCTTCAGTACTTCATTGACTATACATTGGTCCTTGGGAGAGTATGTTTGGTAGCAAGACATGTCTTTTATGATTATGTTTACATCACATCtgaaatttgttttgattctTGGCATCATGATTGCCATGTTTGGGCACTCATACTATGAAAGTTGGTATTTTGTATATAGGAGTTGAAGGACAAAATCAAAGCTGAAGCTGCAAGCAGTCAGTTTGCACCTGTGTCTTATTATTCGCATGATGCTGCCCCTAGCTTCTCCACAGATGATTTTGAAGGTGATAATTTATTCCCTGGATGATAAAAATGAGCAAATGACTTGGTATGGAGGTTACATTCTAATTGCTGAGCTAAAGTTCAAAATCCGGACCAACTAATATTCATTAGTTTAACGTAGATGTTTGGTTTACTTTACTGGTTTAACCTTATAAAGTAAATGGATCCTTGGTTAAGCATTTCAATAATGAGGCTTCTAATTTTTTGATTGGCGAAAGTAGTGCTAAACTGCTAATAATTTACGGAATGAGTAGTAAACTAGACGGTTGTAAATTGTATCATATAGACTGATATGTCTCACCCAAAATTTAAGCTCAAGCATATTTGGTGCTTTGGGTAGCCTTCCCCACCAATTATGCTTGAGCTTATATTTTGTGAGTTCTCATCATTATGAATTGATGGATGTTTTTCTCCTGCCCTAAGCTTTGGGAAGTCCTCCCATGATATCATCATCTGGCCCTTCGACTGCTGGGGAAAGGCTAACGTTTTCGAGTGTGGCAAGGCTTGGTTTTGCTGCTGCACATGATTCTCCTGTTCAAATTACCCCAAAATTTGATCCCCCTCATGACTCCGCTGCAATTGGTAATTTACTATGTCCTCGGCATCAGATCATGACGTTTAGTCAATGATTTAGTTTTTCGAGTGCTGATTGTTGTCCAACTATGCAGGGTGGAAAAATAGTGGCGCCTCATTTGCCAATGTAACGTCTAGAGCAAAACAAGACGAAGCCTCGCGTATGGCTAATGCGAATGCAAATGAAGTTgggaagaaaggaaaaaaggcTAGCAGAGTATTATTGTCCACATCGGGTGGACGCCGctattgatgatgatgatgtccTTGTATAAATCTTTATGCTTCTTTGACATGGGAAAAAACcgcatttttttaaacatgtTTGTTGTACTAGGATTCTCTCTTTCAGCGATTGTTACCTGACATGGTTAGAATTATCTGTGTCGAATGATATTGTGCTTATGCCTGAGATTATTTCTATATGCTATACAGCAATTTGGTATTCTGAAAAAGTAAGATTGTTTTCTAAAAGCTAACCGTTTGATTTGATGTTTTTAGTTACTACTATCAaagatattttaaatcaaatgcGTTTGATCCTGAAAATATCAGCTTAAAACATCCCTTATTTCTTCATATCTTAGCATTTGATTAGTTGGATGGTTGATATCTTCTGATTTTGAGGCAAGCTACATGACCCATTACACCATTTTGACAAGAACAtaaaatttcttcttcaaacaAATATTCCAACAAAACATGATAAACTAAATTGGCAATCCATAACAGAAAACACAttctcaaaaataaataagttacTTGTTGGTATTATTCTTGAAAACATCATCAGAGACGACCTTGAGGAGCTTGCGCTGCTTGGATTTAGCGATCTTCTTGAGTGTATTAGGGTTGGTAATCTTCTGCAACTTGGTTCCCGACTTGAGAATATTCTccgccttcttcttctccctctCCTCGCGCAGCCGCCTCTTGTCCTGCTTGTTCTGCCGTATTTCCTCCTTGAGCTCCGTCATCCTCTCTCTGTATGCCTTCTTAATCTCCTTCTCCCTCGCCCGCTGCTCCGCCGTCGTCCCCTTCTTCACCTGGACGGACGACGCGCGCCGCGTCCGCACCTCCTTCCACCTCTTCCCCGACACTTTGCCGGCGATCACTCCGTCGTAGGTCGGCTTGCCGAAGGAAGGCTTGTTCGGATCGGAGGAGGAGGCGACGGCCTGCCGCTTCGACGGATTGGCGTCGATTTCCATGGAGGAATCGTTGTCATCGAGGAGGTGTTGCTTCTCGGCTTCCTGCTCGGCTCTCTTGCGCTTGAAGGTCTTGCCGCCGAAGCCCTCGTCGAGCTTCCGGAAATCGATTGTGCACGCCATTGCAATTGCTCTCAATCCAACATCTCTATTTTGTAGGGTTTATGAAAGGCTGTTTGTATTGGGCCTTGGGcctcacattttttatttactttgatGTGGGCCGTTGCTACTTTTATTGGGCATCGGCCTCACTACCAAAATAGGTCGAATataagaaaatggaaaagcaTATCAAGaattttcatgaaaattaaaatttgttttgaatcaatacaaaaatgaaatatccACTAATTTTTCATGAGAGATGTAAAATGAGCCGTAAATATATGACAGTTCATGAATGTGCAATCACATTTCATGAACTTTTACTATTAGGCAACAATGAGCAATACTACTTTTCACTAATAAATGAAACGATATTTGTGCATCTTTATACAGGGGTCACGAGTGCAAGCCCAATGTCACAAATTATAGCGTAGAGTCGACCACTTGAGCCAACCTAAGTCGGGCGCCCCTCCAAAGTGCAATGAAGGTCGCCAAACTAGGCCATGCATGGGCTCAAGGATCACACAGCTTATTTCCAATCAATTTTGAGCCTTAGACATCATATTTTGAGCTAACTTTTGGACTATTATTGAAAATTCCATGAAAAGTCAAGTTTTTTTGTATGTTCagagtgaactatataaaTGCTCTTACATTCTTTTTGAATGCCTACAATAATGGTTTGACCTTTATTGTTTGGCTTATtgtaaatagtttatattAAAGTTATGCAATCACATACGCATACTATTTGCTATCTGTGATGAAGGGAAGAACAAAACAATCACGGAAAGGATAATCTGCAAAATCTACTTTTACATGAATATAATCGTCGTACAAAATTGCTCACCGTTGCACAAACAGGCACTTAATCTACCCAATCATATGATCTAAAAATGAAGTCGGAATGACAATTCTAACTCGGAGGGTAATCATTTCGACAGGTTGCCCCTGCTGCAGAGACTTCAAACTGAACCATTTTGAGATTTACTCTCTAAAACAAGTTCCGAAAGATCACTCTCAAAGAAGGCTGCGTGAAGAGCTCTTACGCATTGTTCTGCTTCGCTGTCATTTACGATCAACGATATATTGACTTTCGAAGCACCTTGAGAGATCATTTGAACGTTTACACCATTAGCCCGAAGGACATGGAACGCCTGCCCACATTAAGAAATCATTAGCAGCAGTAATAGCCCCTCCACGGCAAAAGTAGAGCAAGACAAGCTAAACACATTAATCCTTTGGATCTGAGAGATTTTCGGGAGTGTAAAATGTAGCAAAGAGTTCTAGTGAACAGTTATAGCAGATGAAcaacataaatgaaaatcataTCACGAGAAGATAAGCAAAGCATATAATTCAAAGATAAGCAAAGTTTGTGCAATTTGAATAAGGCAGCGCACCTTTTCAAGTATCAGTGAGGATCTCTGAACATTTCcaataagagagatgatagATCTGTGCTGGAGAAGATTTACAACTGCAATTTTTTCTAGTTCTTCCACCACATGGTCTAATTCCTGTTCAAAAAATAGGAAGCTGGGTAAGAACTTGTAAAGCCAATTATAAAACTTTGAAGATAAGATCATAAGACCTTGAAGCTATTGAAACAGTTCTAGAACACTTTAGGTAAAATTTCCATGAAAAAGGGGAAGATAAAGTCAAAAGAAATTTAAGGCAAAGGATACACTCACAAGCTAgggaaaagtaaaaaaatattagtactccatataaaacCAAAGATTGCCACTTGAAACAAGAAATTGATTCTAACTAgcccaaaaatgaaatatttaggTTAACGAAGGTCTTGTATCATACGCTTGCCTGCTGGATAAGTTCTCTACTCCAAAGCTTGGAAGGGTCCAACGTCAAGGAAATACTCACTTCACTAGTGGCAACAACATCAACAGATATGCCTAGATCctcaaaaattgcaaaaaccTGAACAAAACAAGTTTGAAGTGAAGTGCAACAGGAAAGGACAAAACTAATGGTGGTTGCAAGTTGTTCACACAAATATAGGCGTTGCTTACCCTAGCAAGAAAACCAAATTGACCAAGCATTCTTGTGCTAACAATATCCAGCATTGTAACATTCCTTTTCAAGACAATGCTAGTAAGTACAGCCTGGACATgcataagaaaaataagtgtCCGACACTCTTACATGGCCAACTAATTGtttctcaaaataattaaGCGACTAACCTCACTCATGTCCCTTGATCTAGTGATAAGGGTTCCAGGAGCTTTTGGATTATAAGAGTTTTTCACTCGCACAGGTATATCACCTTCCCTAGCAGGCCTCATGGACTGTGGATGGAGGACCTTTCAACCAAAAGATACAGATTGACTTAGTAGAGCAAcatccaaataataaaaagagacCCTAGTCGGCAATCAATATCATCTGTTGTCTGGGATACAAGTTCAATTGTTTGGGACCAGTATAAATGAAAAGCTGcactaaaaaaattgttttacaGATGACATCCTTTGCAGATGCAAACTAACAATCTTAGACAGCCTACCTGGTCATTTAGACAAAACCagcatgaaaaattatttctagAGTTCGTTAATGCAACAAGAATGAGCAAGGTATAGTGCAGAcagtagaaaataattttgagaaGTCTTAGGTATACCTGAGCACCAAAATAAGCAAGTTCAGCAGCTTCATCGAAAGTTAGATAGGACACAGGTGCAGCGTGGGAATATATATTAGGATCACATGTGAGAACACCATCAACATCTTTCCACACCTAAAAGGATAGGACAGTTAGGTAATGTCAAATGGTTACAATTCCAAGAATAGTTTGTTTAAAGTTCTACAGAAGATGCACAAAGGTGAATCGCTTTTCAATGTAATGGAGAGGGCTGAAGTAAAGCAGCATAAAAGAATACCGAATATAAACAAGAATTGACAATGATTAACCTGGATTTCTCTTAAACCCAAAGCTTTCCCGATTGTTGTAGCAGTTAAATCGCTACCACCTCTCCCTAGTGTGGTCACTGCACAACTTCTCCAACCCTACAATATGGCCAAACACCCTCATGATTCACTGATAAATGTACCAGGAAACCACATAACAAATACAACATCGATAGGATCATTAGGGAACAGGGAATCACCTTCCCAAGGAAGCCTGTAACAATAGGAATAGCAGGATCACTAATCCAATCCCCATGCAATCTCTTTGCTACAGCTGGATAGGTTGCTTCCAAAATATCCGCATTCGTGAAATCATCAGTggttataaaaccaatatcaAAGGCATCATACTGCAAAAAGATGCAAAATGTTGCAGTTATACAACAATGTGGTATGCTGGCAGCGACTTTACTACTGTATAGCAAGCAGCACCAGAGAAACCGTAATCAATCATTAGCAAAAAtgacaattaaaaatataatcaaagcTCACTGCTTAAGCTATATAGAATTTTCACATGATGCAACAAGGTAAACTCCTGGATGTTATAGCTCAAGTTTGAGAGAAACAGAATTCCACAAAAGCATGTACAGCTCAAACATGTACTTCTCTTCGCCCAAAATTTGAGAGGAAAATGAATTCAAAAAGACAACAGCTGACTCATCTTATGAGATTGGAAACGGATTTTTCACCCAAAAAGAATTTGTTGGCcatggaataaagtaatacCCCCATTCAAACGTGTGTTGTTTTAATCACTTCATAAAAACAGGctgaaaagtgaaaacaatTCATTATCTTAGaaattctataaataggtTATGCCATTTTCCCAGGACAGGCAAGTTTATGGTATCAAAGCATGGAAAACCAAGTAATCCGATTGTTTAATAGGATGGGGTTCATTCATCTAGTGCCCATGTACAATAGGTGAAATAATATGGGAAATGGAAGTATTTTGGTAAACTAATATGAggacaaatataataaatggaaaaaccCTAGCTCCAGTTGTACCATCTTTCaggaaaaaagaataagaaactTATTATGGCAATACAAACATTTGACACAGAATCACCGTagtaatttatgtttcttcgGGGCTCAAGAAAGcatcattattcattaatcaTAGGAAATTCTTCTCTATTTCAAATATGTAGCAGATAATTGTACTTttataatgattaattatgaaatgattaattatgaaatgacatgaagaaattcaagaaaacataCTTGTCGGGCTTTTACacctattttattcaaataggCAGCAAAAAGCCTTGTAGACATGCATTCCCCAAAAGAAACCAGGTAGTCTTTTGTTCTTAGG
The genomic region above belongs to Salvia hispanica cultivar TCC Black 2014 chromosome 3, UniMelb_Shisp_WGS_1.0, whole genome shotgun sequence and contains:
- the LOC125214511 gene encoding aspartokinase 2, chloroplastic-like isoform X1, translated to MATTLHLSGVKTPNQFFPKSKYASGYQCMQFPRQQYLHFAVSLPPWLPSVSSHCLSLRMRRESGKIDMLERTDTQDHDSDLTSNENELTCVMKFGGSSVASAERMREVAELILSFPEERPVIVLSAMGKTTNKLLLAGEKSVTCGVSNVSDLEELTFIKDLHLRTADELGVDSTIISKHLFELEQLLNGIAMMKEMTLRTKDYLVSFGECMSTRLFAAYLNKIGVKARQYDAFDIGFITTDDFTNADILEATYPAVAKRLHGDWISDPAIPIVTGFLGKGWRSCAVTTLGRGGSDLTATTIGKALGLREIQVWKDVDGVLTCDPNIYSHAAPVSYLTFDEAAELAYFGAQVLHPQSMRPAREGDIPVRVKNSYNPKAPGTLITRSRDMSEAVLTSIVLKRNVTMLDIVSTRMLGQFGFLARVFAIFEDLGISVDVVATSEVSISLTLDPSKLWSRELIQQASELDHVVEELEKIAVVNLLQHRSIISLIGNVQRSSLILEKAFHVLRANGVNVQMISQGASKVNISLIVNDSEAEQCVRALHAAFFESDLSELVLESKSQNGSV
- the LOC125211452 gene encoding RING finger protein 10 isoform X3, with the translated sequence MSILPSLNHGSTSSSSSSTSKSSSSNHGFINRQQNLQFSASPPPPSHLSGGQISPSARNRSGSTEEVGSSERPSKPSGTVVSSSVNQIAASSTSQMSSGHSTGKKAQAVNYNHLLNFHYDPITVSRPQYRAPPPRRQSRRKPYNKDLFFQANYKFVVLDTGNYAAESIDPDKMLCWEDIICLKYSTPFPAQCPICLDDPLCPQITSCGHIYCFPCILQYFSMGEDDPKVECWRKCPLCFTMISTKELYTIRIENVKQYREGDEIDFVLLTRKKDSFSSSVKDNENINIEDEIVDSFSKFTLTSDVALSVREAMSDLDSWIAKADSGLVDDIEKLPYVCAAMEQLKRRKKYWNEHCTSNFDRAKYGSPPTADAHANNGASGFATRVISPTKNDKSDRFGKLSPSKVLDEFHAPEVTDINESVGDKDIALSSSFDENKMYPQAPSNGTKKSTEGDSYNFYQAIDGQHLILHPFSMKCLLHHYGSYENLPTRISGKILQLETVTQSEAMRRRYRFLSHFSLTTTFQLCEIDVGNLLPSESLSPFMDEIKNRENQRKRLARKELKDKIKAEAASSQFAPVSYYSHDAAPSFSTDDFEALGSPPMISSSGPSTAGERLTFSSVARLGFAAAHDSPVQITPKFDPPHDSAAIGWKNSGASFANVTSRAKQDEASRMANANANEVGKKGKKASRVLLSTSGGRRY
- the LOC125211452 gene encoding RING finger protein 10 isoform X2; its protein translation is MSILPSLNHGSTSSSSSSTSKSSSSNHGFINRQQNLQFSASPPPPSHLSGGQISPSARNRSGSTEEVKVGSSERPSKPSGTVVSSSVNQIAASSTSQMSSGHSTGKKAQAVNYNHLLNFHYDPITVSRPQYRAPPPRRQSRRKPYNKDLFFQANYKFVVLDTGNYAAESIDPDKMLCWEDIICLKYSTPFPAQCPICLDDPLCPQITSCGHIYCFPCILQYFSMGEDDPKVECWRKCPLCFTMISTKELYTIRIENVKQYREGDEIDFVLLTRKKDSFSSSVKDNENINIEDEIVDSFSKFTLTSDVALSVREAMSDLDSWIAKADSGLVDDIEKLPYVCAAMEQLKRRKKYWNEHCTSNFDRAKYGSPPTADAHANNGASGFATRVISPTKNDKSDRFGKLSPSKVLDEFHAPEVTDINESVGDKDIALSSSFDENKMYPQAPSNGTKKSTEGDSYNFYQAIDGQHLILHPFSMKCLLHHYGSYENLPTRISGKILQLETVTQSEAMRRRYRFLSHFSLTTTFQLCEIDVGNLLPSESLSPFMDEIKNRENQRKRLARKELKDKIKAEAASSQFAPVSYYSHDAAPSFSTDDFEALGSPPMISSSGPSTAGERLTFSSVARLGFAAAHDSPVQITPKFDPPHDSAAIGWKNSGASFANVTSRAKQDEASRMANANANEVGKKGKKASRVLLSTSGGRRY
- the LOC125214511 gene encoding aspartokinase 2, chloroplastic-like isoform X2, with translation MATTLHLSGVKTPNQFFPKSKYASGYQCMQFPRQQYLHFAVSLPPWLPSVSSHCLSLRMRRESGKIDMLERTDTQDHDSDLTSNENELTCVMKFGGSSVASAERMREVAELILSFPEERPVIVLSAMGKTTNKLLLAGEKSVTCGVSNVSDLEELTFIKDLHLRTADELGVDSTIISKHLFELEQLLNGIAMMKEMTLRTKDYLVSFGECMSTRLFAAYLNKIGVKARQYDAFDIGFITTDDFTNADILEATYPAVAKRLHGDWISDPAIPIVTGFLGKGWRSCAVTTLGRGGSDLTATTIGKALGLREIQVWKDVDGVLTCDPNIYSHAAPVSYLTFDEAAELAYFGAQVLHPQSMRPAREGDIPVRVKNSYNPKAPGTLITRSRDMSEAVLTSIVLKRNVTMLDIVSTRMLGQFGFLARVFAIFEDLGISVDVVATSEVSISLTLDPSKLWSRELIQQELDHVVEELEKIAVVNLLQHRSIISLIGNVQRSSLILEKAFHVLRANGVNVQMISQGASKVNISLIVNDSEAEQCVRALHAAFFESDLSELVLESKSQNGSV
- the LOC125211453 gene encoding uncharacterized protein LOC125211453, whose translation is MACTIDFRKLDEGFGGKTFKRKRAEQEAEKQHLLDDNDSSMEIDANPSKRQAVASSSDPNKPSFGKPTYDGVIAGKVSGKRWKEVRTRRASSVQVKKGTTAEQRAREKEIKKAYRERMTELKEEIRQNKQDKRRLREEREKKKAENILKSGTKLQKITNPNTLKKIAKSKQRKLLKVVSDDVFKNNTNK
- the LOC125211452 gene encoding RING finger protein 10 isoform X1; translated protein: MSILPSLNHGSTSSSSSSTSKSSSSNHGFINRQQNLQFSASPPPPSHLSGGQISPSARNRSGSTEEVKVRERVERQNHGKSPVQQHDCTNSPPKDAAYLQVGSSERPSKPSGTVVSSSVNQIAASSTSQMSSGHSTGKKAQAVNYNHLLNFHYDPITVSRPQYRAPPPRRQSRRKPYNKDLFFQANYKFVVLDTGNYAAESIDPDKMLCWEDIICLKYSTPFPAQCPICLDDPLCPQITSCGHIYCFPCILQYFSMGEDDPKVECWRKCPLCFTMISTKELYTIRIENVKQYREGDEIDFVLLTRKKDSFSSSVKDNENINIEDEIVDSFSKFTLTSDVALSVREAMSDLDSWIAKADSGLVDDIEKLPYVCAAMEQLKRRKKYWNEHCTSNFDRAKYGSPPTADAHANNGASGFATRVISPTKNDKSDRFGKLSPSKVLDEFHAPEVTDINESVGDKDIALSSSFDENKMYPQAPSNGTKKSTEGDSYNFYQAIDGQHLILHPFSMKCLLHHYGSYENLPTRISGKILQLETVTQSEAMRRRYRFLSHFSLTTTFQLCEIDVGNLLPSESLSPFMDEIKNRENQRKRLARKELKDKIKAEAASSQFAPVSYYSHDAAPSFSTDDFEALGSPPMISSSGPSTAGERLTFSSVARLGFAAAHDSPVQITPKFDPPHDSAAIGWKNSGASFANVTSRAKQDEASRMANANANEVGKKGKKASRVLLSTSGGRRY
- the LOC125211452 gene encoding RING finger protein 10 isoform X4, whose product is MSILPSLNHGSTSSSSSSTSKSSSSNHGFINRQQNLQFSASPPPPSHLSGGQISPSARNRSGSTEEVKVRERVERQNHGKSPVQQHDCTNSPPKDAAYLQVGSSERPSKPSGTVVSSSVNQIAASSTSQMSSGHSTGKKAQAVNYNHLLNFHYDPITVSRPQYRAPPPRRQSRRKPYNKDLFFQANYKFVVLDTGNYAAESIDPDKMLCWEDIICLKYSTPFPAQCPICLDDPLCPQITSCGHIYCFPCILQYFSMGEDDPKVECWRKCPLCFTMISTKELYTIRIENVKQYREGDEIDFVLLTRKKDSFSSSVKDNENINIEDEIVDSFSKFTLTSDVALSVREAMSDLDSWIAKADSGLVDDIEKLPYVCAAMEQLKRRKKYWNEHCTSNFDRAKYGSPPTADAHANNGASGFATRVISPTKNDKSDRFGKLSPSKVLDEFHAPEVTDINESVGDKDIALSSSFDENKMYPQAPSNGTKKSTEGDSYNFYQAIDGQHLILHPFSMKCLLHHYGSYENLPTRISGKILQLETVTQSEAMRRRYRFLSHFSLTTTFQELKDKIKAEAASSQFAPVSYYSHDAAPSFSTDDFEALGSPPMISSSGPSTAGERLTFSSVARLGFAAAHDSPVQITPKFDPPHDSAAIGWKNSGASFANVTSRAKQDEASRMANANANEVGKKGKKASRVLLSTSGGRRY